The Polyangium mundeleinium genome contains the following window.
AGCGCGGCGCCCTGCACGGCCGCGCCGAGCGCGACGACCTCGTCGGGGTGCACGCCCTTGCAAGGCTCGCGGCCGAAGAACTGGCGCACGGCCTCCTGCACACGCGGCATGCGCGTCATGCCACCGACGAGGATCACGTCCTCGATCTCCTCGCGCTCGATGCGCGCGTCCTCGAGCGTCTGGCGGCAGATCTCGATGCAGCGCTCGACGAGGTCGCCGCAGAGCGACTCCATCGAATCGCGCGTGAGCGTGCGCTGGAGGTGCAAGGCCTCGTTGCGCCCGCTCGAGATGATGAACGGCAGGTTGATCTCGGTCTCGCGCACGCCCGAGAGCTCGCACTTGGCCTTCTCGGCGGCGTCCTTGAGCCGCTGCAGGGCCATGCGGTCCTGCCGGAGATCGACGCTCGTCTGATCGCGGAAGCCCTGCACGAGCCAGTCGATGATCCGCGCGTCGAAGTCCTCGCCGCCGAGGAACGTGTCGCCTGCCGTCGCGATGACCTTGAAGACGCCGCCTGCGCCGATCTCCAGGATGGAGATGTCGAAGGTGCCGCCGCCGAGATCAAAGACCGCGATGGTCTTCTCGACGTTGCGCTCGAAGCCATACGCGAGCGCGGCGGCGGTCGGCTCGTTGACGATGCGGATGACGTCGAGCCCCGCGATCTGCCCCGCGTCCTTCGTGGCCTGGCGCTGGCCATCGTTGAAGTACGCGGGCACGGTGATGACGGCCTTCGTGACGGGCTCCGAGAGGTAGTCCTCCGCGAAGAGCTTCATCTCCTGCAGCACCATCGCGCTGATCTCGGGGACCGAGTAGGTCTTGTCGCGGAGCTGGATCCGCACGTCGCCGTGCGGCCCCTCGACGATGCGATACGACGCCGAGAGCATCGCGTGCTTGACCTGCGAGGACGAGTACTTGCGCCCGATGAGGCGCTTGGCGGCGTAGACCGTGTTCTCCGCGTTCGTGATCGCCTGCCGCTTCGCGATGTGACCGACGAGGCGCTTGCCAGCCTCGGTGATCGCCACCATCGAAGGGGTCGTCTTGTAACCGCCGCGGTTGGGGATGACGGTCGGTACGCCGTCCTCGACGATGGCTACGCACGAGTTCGTGGTGCCGAGATCGATTCCGATGACGCGCTCCATCGATTCAGGTGCTCCGTGGAGGGGGGTGCCGGGGAGAGTCGTGCAAAAGTACGGCGAGACCGCTGCCGCCGGGGATCATTTCTCCGGTTCGCCGCCGTCTGGTTTCTTCATCTGCGCGCGAAGCTGCGCGATCGCCTCACGCATCCTAGCATCGTTCGGCGAAAGCTCGGCGGCGCGCTCCATCTCGACCCGCGCGGTCGTCTCCAGCCCGGCTGCCATGTAGGCCCGCGCCAGGGTGAGCCTGTACTCGCCGACACCAGGCGCAAGCTTCACCGCGCGCCGTGCGAAATCGAGGGCGCGGCGGTTGTTCTGGCCGCTCTTGAGTGTGCAAAACGCTACGCGCTCGTGAGGTCGGGGGTCATCTCCCCTCGCTTTGCAGACGTTCGCGAAACTCATGGCCGCCTCCGACCAGCGGCCCTGGCTGGCCTCGTATTCGGCCTGCCGCAAAAAGCCCTCCGCAAGCTCCGCCGCCGCCTGCTGCTGGGCCTCGGTCGCCTTGCGCGCGAGGCCCTCGTCCTCGGGCGCGAGAGCCACCGCGAGCCGATAGGCGTTCGCCGCGGCCGCGAGATCCCTCCGCTCGAGGGCCACCTTCGCCGCCAGCACGTACCGCTCGAGTTGCAGCCGCCGCGCCTCGTTCCTCGTCGCGTCATAGCGGCGGAAGGGATCCCCCGCGGGCTGGGAAGGCGTCGCGGGCGCGGTAGAGCCGCCGGCCATGTCGGGCACCGCGCGCCGGAGTGAATGGCTCGCGAGCTTCGCGCTGAAGGAACGGCGCATCCGCACGCTCTCCGGGCTCCCGCTCACATCCTCGCCAACGAGGCGCCCAGGCAACGTCGGAGGCCCGCTCCCCGGCGTATCCTCGGCGGCTGCGACGACCGCGGGGATGTCGGTCGGATCGTGCTCCAGGAGCGCGGCCATCGTCCGGTTTCGACGCGTCTGCTCGAGGTACGCGTCGTACTCCGCGCGGCGCTGCTTCGACGTGAGCACGTCGTGCGCGAGCGTGAGCCTGTCGAAGATCGCCTCGATCCGTTGCTTGAACGTGCCGAGCTTCTTCCGGAAGTACTTGTCGGGATGGAACTCCGGCGCGAGCACCCAGTACGCGCTCTTGATCTGCTTCTTGTCCGCGTCGATGGGGACGCCGAGCAGCTCGTAGTGGTTGCGCTCGTCGAGCGCGTTGTAGAGCTCGATGACCCGCTTCTTCTTCGCGTGATCGAGATCGACGGGCTCTTCGAGCTCCGGATCGACGATCCGCGGCTGCTCGACCGTGAGTTCGATCGCGCGCCGTGTTGCGGGCGGCGCGTCGACGCCCGCGTCGACGCCGCTGCGGCGCTCGGCCGAGAGCTCGATGCTACGCCGGGTCGGCGGCGGCAGATCCGCGAGCGGCTCGAAGCTCCGGCGGCTCGCGGGCGGCGCATCGACCGTCGGCTCGAACCTCCGCGACGACGGCCCCGCGCCGAAGCTGCCTTCGAAACTGCGGCTCGGCGGGCCCTCGGTTCCCCGGCTCGACGCGGCGCCCGAGGCCGGCGCCACGCTCGGGTGCGCGCGACGGGACACCGGGGCCCTCGGCTCGTTGAAGTCGACGGCGCCGAGCACGAAGAGCCGATCCAGCGCAGTCGTCACCTCGGCTTGCGAGAGGCCGGTGATGAGCGAGAGCTCACGCTCGCTCACCACGCCGTCGATGCGCGAGAGCAGGTAAGCCTCGTCGGGCCTGAGCGGCAGCGACTTGATGTCGCACCCGGGCACCGGCCTAGGAACACGCACCATGGGGGAACCGGACGTAGCGGACGCGAAACCGAGCGTTCAGTCTAGTGAGGATCGAGCGCGCCCCGCAACGCAACCGGACGCCCGAGAGGCACGAAGCTCCCGAGCCACGCCTCCGGCCATGCTGCAATGCGTCGTTCGAGCTCTGCCGTGATTCTCGTCATGAGAACGCCCTCGGCGCAAGAATCCGGACCAAGATCGTCGAGGGGAACGCGGGAGATCTGGACGATCGGGAGCGACGAACCCGCGGCGTTCGACCCCGACGCAGCCGGCGCGCACGTGCCCACGACCACCGCGGCTCGACGCGCGAGCGCGATCCGTGCGGGGCCGATCGGAACAAGGACATCCGCGCCGAAGAGGCGTCGGGTGACCGAGGGTACACGCGCGGGGACATCGACGAGAAATCCCACGGCGCGGCCTTTTGCAAGCTCGCGTGCGATGGACAGCGCGGCGCCGCGCCGGCCCCGGTAGAGTGAACGAACCCCTCGCGGACGACGCAGCCGCTCGTAGAGCTCGGTGAAGCGCGGGTCGTAGCTCTCGCGCGCGACCGTGGCCACCGGGAATCCCTCCTCGACGAGGAGCGCGGCCATGCGCTCCCAGGGCCCGAGGTGCGCTGCGACGAACACCACGCCGCGCCCCTCCGCGAGCGCCTCCGCGAACACCCGATGCGACGCCGGATCGAGAGAGAGCCGCGCGCCTGCGCGCTCGCCCGGCCGCAAGAGATCGAGCGTGTCGGCGAGCATCTCCGCGACGGTCGTGAAGACACTTTGAGCACGAACGTTTGAGGGACCGAGCCCGGCTTCGAGCCTCGTCGTGACGATCCGCCGCGTGCGCGGGAGGACGACGTACGCGACGAGCCCGAGCGCGCGACAAACGGCTCGGAGAGCACGCCGCGGGAGGAGCAACGCGAAGGCCAGAAGGGCCCGCACGAGGACGTACACGACGTCGTTCTTCAGCCGTTGCCGCGGGGTCCACGTCCCTCCCTCGCGGACGTCGGCGACGGGCTCTTCGCTCGCCACGCGCGTGCTCAGCGCGCGCCGCCGTCGCCGAGCGCCGAGGAGATCACCTGATCCTGGATCCGCACGGCCTCGTCGAACGCATCCATCGCGGCCTTGCGCGCGCGATCGCGATCGGCGCCCTCGGGAAGCGACTTCGCGCGCCGCTCCTCGACGAGCCCACGCACCTCGAAGAGGTGGCCACGGAAGTACGTCGTCTCCTGTGCCAGCGCGAGCCCCGCGTCGACGTCGCGAAGCGCCGTGTCGAACTCGCTGCGCGCGCTGCGCAGATCAGCGAGGCGTGCGTACGTGTCCGAGAGGACCTCGCTCGCCTCGGGCAGAGGCGTCGCGCCGCCGGGGCGCGCGCCGCCCGTGAGCGATTCCAGTGAGGCGATCGCGCCTGCCACGTCGCCCGAGGCCTCCGCGAGATCGGCCTTGTGGTGCGCGGCGCGCGCCTTCGACAGGAACGCGAGCAGCACCGAGTCGACGACCGGCGTGGCACCTGGCTCGCACGCCGAAGGCTGCGTCGCTGCGCGCTCCGATCGCGCGCAGCTCACGCCGACGGCGCTCATCACCGCGAGCACGAGCGCCGCGATCGTGATCTTCGCCGAGCTGCGCTTCATCGCACACCCCACAAGGCGAAGCGGTTCTGCCGGAGCTCCGTGGCGCGCGCGCTCGCGATGCGATCGACGCGCGCCGACGCGCCGCCGACACGCGGGAACGGCGTGTCGAAGAGCTCGCCTGCCGAGCGCGATCGCTGAAGCTCCGAAGCCTCCGCGACCGTGCTCTCCGTCGAAGGACGCAGCGTGAGCACGAAGCCCGCAGCCGCTGCGACCGCCATGACGACCGCCGCCGTGACGACCGAAAGCACGCGCCCCTTGCGCGGCTGCGCCGACGTTCGTCCGAGCGCGCGCGCGATGAGCGCCTCGTTCCGGAGCGGCTCGATCGCGCGCGGCTTGTGCGCCGCGACGAGCGCCTCCGCCAGCTCCGCGAGCGGCGCCCTCCGTTCCTCTCCACGAGGCGCGTCGAGCGCATCACGCAACCGTGTGGCACCCGCGCGCTCGGAGGCCGTCGGCGGCTCGTCCTCGCTCTCGGCGCGCGCCTCGCTCTTGCCGAGCGCGCGCTCGATCAGCGCGTCGTTCAGCGCGTCGTCGAGCGACGCCGGCGCGCTCGCCGATCGCAGCACCACGGCGAGCGGGTGCTCTCCCTTCTCCAGCGACGCGCGGAGCGCCTCGGCCT
Protein-coding sequences here:
- the dnaK gene encoding molecular chaperone DnaK; the encoded protein is MERVIGIDLGTTNSCVAIVEDGVPTVIPNRGGYKTTPSMVAITEAGKRLVGHIAKRQAITNAENTVYAAKRLIGRKYSSSQVKHAMLSASYRIVEGPHGDVRIQLRDKTYSVPEISAMVLQEMKLFAEDYLSEPVTKAVITVPAYFNDGQRQATKDAGQIAGLDVIRIVNEPTAAALAYGFERNVEKTIAVFDLGGGTFDISILEIGAGGVFKVIATAGDTFLGGEDFDARIIDWLVQGFRDQTSVDLRQDRMALQRLKDAAEKAKCELSGVRETEINLPFIISSGRNEALHLQRTLTRDSMESLCGDLVERCIEICRQTLEDARIEREEIEDVILVGGMTRMPRVQEAVRQFFGREPCKGVHPDEVVALGAAVQGAALVDESKQMVLLDVTPHALGIMTHGSNFDELIPMNTTVPTSRSKIFTTSRDNQTAVKILVMQGESAQAEGNELLGEFVLTGLRRAPKGQVEIEVTFAIDSDGIVSVGAKDLETGQQQSIQVTASSGLTKEEVGAMMEAAKEYLVERRSNDEFEGVKQEAEKVIADIEKMFPKVQAIVQSSDFGRDAIEKARAILERCRDAIARKDLTALRGQMDSLARTHRMFKGVIARPQG
- a CDS encoding J domain-containing protein, with protein sequence MVRVPRPVPGCDIKSLPLRPDEAYLLSRIDGVVSERELSLITGLSQAEVTTALDRLFVLGAVDFNEPRAPVSRRAHPSVAPASGAASSRGTEGPPSRSFEGSFGAGPSSRRFEPTVDAPPASRRSFEPLADLPPPTRRSIELSAERRSGVDAGVDAPPATRRAIELTVEQPRIVDPELEEPVDLDHAKKKRVIELYNALDERNHYELLGVPIDADKKQIKSAYWVLAPEFHPDKYFRKKLGTFKQRIEAIFDRLTLAHDVLTSKQRRAEYDAYLEQTRRNRTMAALLEHDPTDIPAVVAAAEDTPGSGPPTLPGRLVGEDVSGSPESVRMRRSFSAKLASHSLRRAVPDMAGGSTAPATPSQPAGDPFRRYDATRNEARRLQLERYVLAAKVALERRDLAAAANAYRLAVALAPEDEGLARKATEAQQQAAAELAEGFLRQAEYEASQGRWSEAAMSFANVCKARGDDPRPHERVAFCTLKSGQNNRRALDFARRAVKLAPGVGEYRLTLARAYMAAGLETTARVEMERAAELSPNDARMREAIAQLRAQMKKPDGGEPEK
- a CDS encoding lysophospholipid acyltransferase family protein, producing the protein MASEEPVADVREGGTWTPRQRLKNDVVYVLVRALLAFALLLPRRALRAVCRALGLVAYVVLPRTRRIVTTRLEAGLGPSNVRAQSVFTTVAEMLADTLDLLRPGERAGARLSLDPASHRVFAEALAEGRGVVFVAAHLGPWERMAALLVEEGFPVATVARESYDPRFTELYERLRRPRGVRSLYRGRRGAALSIARELAKGRAVGFLVDVPARVPSVTRRLFGADVLVPIGPARIALARRAAVVVGTCAPAASGSNAAGSSLPIVQISRVPLDDLGPDSCAEGVLMTRITAELERRIAAWPEAWLGSFVPLGRPVALRGALDPH